In SAR324 cluster bacterium, the genomic window GGTAAGTGTCAACGCGCCTACAACAGTTTTCAAAACACTACCGTAGCCTCCTGTAAGCACTGTTCCCCCAAGTGCAACAGCCGCAATTGCATCCAACTCAAGCATTTCACCTGCTTGAACAGTAGCTGCTCCAGAGCGTGCTAGATTGATGAAGGATGCCAGCCCAACCATAAAACCTGCGGCAGCAAAGACTTGAATCTTGAACCAATTAACTGAAATACCTGTTAATCGAAGTACTTTTTCGTTGCCACCAAGTGCTTTTAGCTGCTGACCAAAAACTGTTTTTTCATAAACAATCCAGAGCAGTACGGCAACAGCTACCGTGAAGTAAAGAATCTGTGGAAACTGACCTAGATCCAGCAGCCACTTCGCTTCGATTGAAGTGATATTACTATTACTCATTGGCTGATCACTGACATAGATGGAGCGACCATCTGAAACAATCACCAGAACAGCTCTCACGATAATCAGCATCGCCAGTGTGGTTACGAAAGAGGAGATTTTGAAAAGTGAGAAAATCGTCCCATTGAGTACACCAATGAAAACTGCTGAACATATTCCAACCAGAAAACCCAACTCACCAAACCAGAGCATTCCCAAGGCAGCCATGTAGGCGCTAAAACCTAAATTTGAACCAACAGAGATATCGATTGACCCTGTAGTGACAACGAGAAGCTGAGCAAAAGCCAATAGTAGTAAGACCGGTGTCTGCTGCGCAATAAACGTCCAGTTTCGGACAGACATGAATCTGTCTCCACTGATGAACCAGAACAACAGGATTACCAAAGTAATTGCGATGAATGGCACATTATCGCGAATCCGCCCAATCCAAACCCGACCCTCGGGAGAATCCCACCAAAGCATACCTAACTTGGCCGTTAACAAATTAGCCTCATCATTTGGTCGAATCACTTCCTTATCAACGTCACTTGCCATACAACGCTCCTTTCAGCCGGTCGTAATGGCTTTAACAAGCTCATCAATATTGACTTCATTTCTCAAAAATTCCCTCGATGTGTTTCCTTGGTGGACAACGACCAGGCGATCTGCCAATCGAAAAACTTGATCCAAATTATGGCTTATCAGGATGGTAGCGGTATTCCGTTTTCGTATTTCGTTTATGACGCGCTCAACCTGTTGTGTTTCGTTTGGCCCTAACGCTGCTGTAGGCTCATCGAGGATTACAATCTCTTTTCCCCAGGCAATAGCCCGCCCGATGGCAATGCTTTGTTGCTGACCTCCAGACATCTCTGAAATTGGGCGTTTGAGGCTCTGAACTGTTTCCACTTTGAGGTCTGCAAGCACCTCTCTTGTCTTTGCCTCCATTTGCCTTTCATCAACAAAAATTCCAAATTTTCTTGGAATTCTGCCGAGAAAGAGATTGTAGGGAGCTGTCATGTTCGGGACGATTGCCAAATCTTGATAAACAACTTCGACACCCATCTGCCTGATAAAGCCAACACTGTGGTCTTGACGAGTAATTCGATTTCCCCGAATGCTGATGTAACCCCGATCTGGAGCAAGAACGCCAGCAATGATTTTGATTAGAGTTGATTTGCCTGCTCCATTTGCTCCAACAATAGCGAGGACCTCTCCAGGAAAAAGTTTGAGTGAGCCTTCTCGGAGTGCTTCCACTCCACCAAAGGCTTTACTGACACTATTTACCTCTAAAATGGATTGAGAAGTACTCTTCATCAGTTAATCGTTTGAAAATTCATATGACGCATTATTTCCAGTCACTCTGAACCAGATTCCATTTTCCAGGCTAACTCAATATCTGCGCACAATCTGTTGTTCAACACCCTCAAAACATTTGGTGTATCTGTGCGCTCATAGTGAGCTTCTACTTTGATTATTACTTACCCACTCCCATTTTTTTATTAAGCTCTCTACATCATAGGACACAGGGGAGCCCTTCAATTTTGATATTGGGGTTTCAACTCCCTGATATTCGATGAATTTTGAATTCATATAATCCATCGAAAAGTGAAAGCCATCAATCCCAACTGCTTGCATTGAAAATGCTTCCAAACATTTTACTGAGTTTCACCAGTGTTGCCGCAAAAGTTGATTTGCCATTGCCAGGTGGACCAGCTAAATTTAGTTTTGCAAGTGTGTTTAAATTTCAATTATTTTATACTTTCTTTCTATTTCTCTCCATACTGGTTTATAAACAAATTCTAATTAATTACTCATAATCTTTATTTTGGAATAAAATCCATTGATTTGAAGGTCTATATTCATTTTAAATGAAAGGTTCAAATCATTTTAATGAGAGATTTTAATTCTTCTTTTTCAATACTTGCTCCTAACTGCTGCAGTGACAAAGCGGCTACTTTATTTCCAAATTCTGCACACCAATCAATTGGCTTTTCTATACTCAGTCCATAAACAAACCCAGCACTGAAATTATCACCAGCACCAGTGGTATCAGACACCTCAGATGCATTAACAATTGCAGGTAATCTAAAAGATTGCTCATTATTTAAGATGAAAACTCCCTTAGAACCCAGCTTAAGAACAACGTTCTGAACCCCTTTCTCTAAAAAGAATTTTGCAAGGTCTTCGGGCTGTTCGTTAGGGTATAGATGAGCAAGATCATCAGAACTGGGCATTAAGTAGTCTACAAAGGGAAGACAGGATTCGAATATATTCCTTTGTAAACCCAAAACACCCCAAGTTTCATCAAGAACGGTCAAGATGCCACGCTGTTGAGCATTCTCTAACAGATTTAACAGAGGTGTTCCATCAATCCTTGGGAGATTGAATAGGTCTGGATAGACGAGAATGTCACAAGCGTACAGATCCTCCAAATCTAGATCATTTAACTTAAATTCTGAAAGGGCACCATGATATGACATGAAACTACGCTCGCCATCCTGATTAACACCAACAATAACTGTTGATGTAGATTTTTTATCGGTTTTTCTAAGAGAGTTTCTTGTTTTTACACCGGCAACTTTCAGTTCTTCTTGAAGATAATCTCCCTGCAAATCATTACCAATCTTGCTGAACAAACGTACATTTGCTCCCATTTTTGCCAGTGAAAGTGAACAATTCGTTGCGCCACCTCCAGGAGATGATTTCAATTCATCAACAAATATATTAGTACAAACTTTTGGCTCTGGATAGCTAGCAACAGGACTCAACAAGATGTCAACTAAGCAACTGCCAATGCAATTCACTGTTTTCATTTTAAAGTACTTCTAGGCAGTTGATTTATTCATATTTCATGTTATTCAAAGTAGTTCACTTTGAATAACATGGTGAAAACTTCCACTAATAACTAAGTCTTTCTGTGGAGCTAACTGAAATTTTATATTTTTAAATACACTTGGTAGAACATTATTTTGAACATAGCTCTTAATACTCTCCACAAAGCACTCCCCAAATCTTGCATACTCATCCCCAATAACAATCAAATCTGGATTCATCAAATTGATAGAATTTACTAGACCTTTTGCAAGATACTTAGCAACTAGTGCAACTTCCTTTACAATCAAAGGGTGCTGCTCCCTATAAGCTACTACGACTTCCTCAAAAGAAATTGGTTTAGATGAAATTTTATACCAATGTTCTTCTAGGTTTCTAAGCAATGCTAGACTGGAACTGTAAATTTCCAGGCAACCCCGATTTCCACACTTGCAAAGTGGACCATTTAGATCAATCGAAGTATGTCCAATTTCGCCAGCTGTTCCCAAACTTCCCCTGAACACCTCCCCATTGAGAACTATTCCTGCGCCAATGCCTTGACCTGCGGACAAATACAGGGTCACTTTTGAGTTCGAATCCAATCCCTGGGAAATCCAAACGGCTAACGCAGCAGCCTTTGCATCATGTTTCGAATAGACAGGAATCTGCTCATAATGCGATCTCAACTGCTGAATTAAATCAAACTGGTGCCAGTCTGTTGACTCCGTAATGAGTACAATTCTTTCTGAATCTTCCAGAAATGGCCCTGGCAGAGTAACTCCAATTCCCAACAAATTTTCTTTGCACAGTTCCAAAAATGTGTTCAGCGATTCAACGATTTGCTCAAAAATGCTCTCTGCTGTGTTGACCGGTTTTACTTGGATTTCAGTCGACTGTAGTATAGAGCCTCTTAAGTCCATCAACGCCACCCTGAAGTTGAGACGTTGAAGCCGGACCACTAAAACCCGGTGAGGATCCGCCGCTATCCTCAATCCTATAGACCGTCTACCTCTCTGATTCTCCTCCTTTTGAAGTATGCTTTCTTCGACAACACCTTCATCGACTAATTGCTGTACTACTCTCGTTACCGTGGAAGCGTCTAGTCCTGAGCTCTGAACAATTTCGGACCTAGAACACATTCGTCTTTCATAAATCAAGCGGAGAATAACTCTGCGATTGTATTCTTGAACGCTCTTAACCGTAAAACCGCGGCTCCGCATTTCATTAACAACCATTTATTTTCTCAGTGAAATTAATTTCTACCATCAATTGATTTCCAATTTCAACAAAAAATTTATTGCTCAAAAAACTTTCTCAGTACTTGAGAGATTATTTCAAAATCTTTATCCCAGGAGTTAGGGGGATTCTTGAGAGGAATTCAAGGAATTGTCAGCAGGTGCCTGAAGTTTCATCAAAATCAGGATGGTATTAGGTGGGTATGAAACAGAATTTATTTGAAGTGATTCTTAGGCACAAAAATTTACAACAAATTCAAGCCTTTGTAGCATTCGACTTAGGCAAGCCTTTGGAAGACCAACCAAAAGAGATACTATTGATAAGTGAAACTCAATGAAGCCCAATAGCTTTTCCAAACAGCACCGTTAGCCTGTTCTACCTCCAACATGTGCACGGCGTTCAGCAGGAAAAAGCCAGGGGCCGTCAGTGGGACCTGAGCACGTCCTTTGGCATCTGTTCTGACTGTGGTCTCTTCTGTTTCACCACCTCTATGAAAGATACGAATCTGAATGTCGGGGAGTGGTTCCCCTTGCCAGAACAACCGCACTGGCAGGCTGGTGCTCTTTGTCAAGTAAGGGTTTTCTTCTGCCAACAGTTCCAAGGGCATCCCCACCAGTAGATCCTGTCCTTCAGCAGTACCACCCACCGCCAAAGCCTTGGCACATCTCACATAGTCTTCCCGAAAACCGAACTCGGGTAGACCACGCTCCTGGTGACGTTCCAACACACCTGTCAGCCCTTCGTATTCAATAAATCGCTCAAACTGTTCCTTTGAGCGGTAACGCATATCATCTGTGCTAGAGACATAATTGATAACGTGTAATCCTGGAGTACGGACCTTCATCGCAAAAGCAGGCATGTCGCCCTGCATCCCCTTAACAGGACGTATCCCCTCTGCATCTCGGATTTGAAACTCCTCAAACCAGGATTCAATATAAGGCTGTTGATTGCCCTTGAGATGCTGACCAACTCTTAGTTTAATCTTCAGGGTGTCACCCACGGATACCAATGGATTTTCTGGTTCCATCCAAAACTCATGAGCTTGGAGGGGATTGGACACTACCAAGGCTGCGAATAAGCCCAAGAACACTCGTTGGAGAATTTTCATGAAATTCCTCTGTTTTTCAGATGGACTTAAAAATGATTGGGGATTTGGAGAGAGCCCTTGGCGGATAAGGCAAGTATTCCACTTCCTAATGGTCACAGCTTGCTTGGCGTTATTCCCTAGCCTACTGATGGCCCATGAAATTCGCCCAGCAATCGCGACCTTTGCAATGCAACCCAACGGCGACTACTCCATCACGATCAGTCTGAACTTGGAAGCGATTCTTTCTGGCATCGGTGCCGAACATGAAGACACAGATGACTCCCCAAATGCGGAGCGCTACAACAACCTACGAGCACTGCCTCCGAATGACTTGCGTTCAGCATTTCAACCCTTTGAAACAGAGTTCCTTGAGGGAGTAACCCTGCGTTTCGGTGATGACATTGCGGAGAGCCCACAGCTTGGACAACTCACAATTCCAGAAATTGGAGATTTGGAGTTAGCCCGGATTTCTGAAGTAGTCTTGACCGGAGTAGTGCCTTACGGTGCGGAGAGCTTTGTTTGGCAATGGAAAGAAGCCTTCGGATCAAGTGTTATTCGGGTATTACCGCAAGGTGAGGGGGACGGGGTCTCTTTCTGGCTGCAAAATGGAGATCCAAGTGAGCCGATCTCGATCGCAGGAATTGACCAGCGGACCCGCTGGGAGCAATTTCTGGATTACATCATTATTGGCTTTGAGCATATTGTCCCCAAAGGTTTGGATCATATCCTATTTGTGATTGGCATCTTTCTGCTTAGTACCCACTGGAAGCCCCTACTGACCCAGGTCACTGCATTTACGATCGCCCACTCCATCACACTGGGACTGAGCATTTATGGGATTGTCCAGTTGCCATCAAACATTGTAGAGCCATTGATTGCCGCTTCCATTGTTTATGTGGGCATCGAAAATCTCTTCACACAGAAATTACAAAAGTGGCGAGCTGCCGTTGTCTTTACCTTTGGATTGCTCCACGGCTTGGGCTTTGCGAGTGTTCTCTTTGAAATCGGCCTCCC contains:
- a CDS encoding ABC transporter permease; amino-acid sequence: MASDVDKEVIRPNDEANLLTAKLGMLWWDSPEGRVWIGRIRDNVPFIAITLVILLFWFISGDRFMSVRNWTFIAQQTPVLLLLAFAQLLVVTTGSIDISVGSNLGFSAYMAALGMLWFGELGFLVGICSAVFIGVLNGTIFSLFKISSFVTTLAMLIIVRAVLVIVSDGRSIYVSDQPMSNSNITSIEAKWLLDLGQFPQILYFTVAVAVLLWIVYEKTVFGQQLKALGGNEKVLRLTGISVNWFKIQVFAAAGFMVGLASFINLARSGAATVQAGEMLELDAIAAVALGGTVLTGGYGSVLKTVVGALTLTIVANGLTIAGVPPSWSRIARGILLITAIAISLNRKQIDVVK
- a CDS encoding HupE/UreJ family protein, with the protein product MKFLCFSDGLKNDWGFGESPWRIRQVFHFLMVTACLALFPSLLMAHEIRPAIATFAMQPNGDYSITISLNLEAILSGIGAEHEDTDDSPNAERYNNLRALPPNDLRSAFQPFETEFLEGVTLRFGDDIAESPQLGQLTIPEIGDLELARISEVVLTGVVPYGAESFVWQWKEAFGSSVIRVLPQGEGDGVSFWLQNGDPSEPISIAGIDQRTRWEQFLDYIIIGFEHIVPKGLDHILFVIGIFLLSTHWKPLLTQVTAFTIAHSITLGLSIYGIVQLPSNIVEPLIAASIVYVGIENLFTQKLQKWRAAVVFTFGLLHGLGFASVLFEIGLPRDAFLEGLLAFNIGVELGQLAVIAVAFVLIGFWGRNREWYRPWVIVPGSLAVSVVGGWWFLERTVLAG
- a CDS encoding DUF4198 domain-containing protein is translated as MKILQRVFLGLFAALVVSNPLQAHEFWMEPENPLVSVGDTLKIKLRVGQHLKGNQQPYIESWFEEFQIRDAEGIRPVKGMQGDMPAFAMKVRTPGLHVINYVSSTDDMRYRSKEQFERFIEYEGLTGVLERHQERGLPEFGFREDYVRCAKALAVGGTAEGQDLLVGMPLELLAEENPYLTKSTSLPVRLFWQGEPLPDIQIRIFHRGGETEETTVRTDAKGRAQVPLTAPGFFLLNAVHMLEVEQANGAVWKSYWASLSFTYQ
- a CDS encoding carbohydrate kinase family protein codes for the protein MKTVNCIGSCLVDILLSPVASYPEPKVCTNIFVDELKSSPGGGATNCSLSLAKMGANVRLFSKIGNDLQGDYLQEELKVAGVKTRNSLRKTDKKSTSTVIVGVNQDGERSFMSYHGALSEFKLNDLDLEDLYACDILVYPDLFNLPRIDGTPLLNLLENAQQRGILTVLDETWGVLGLQRNIFESCLPFVDYLMPSSDDLAHLYPNEQPEDLAKFFLEKGVQNVVLKLGSKGVFILNNEQSFRLPAIVNASEVSDTTGAGDNFSAGFVYGLSIEKPIDWCAEFGNKVAALSLQQLGASIEKEELKSLIKMI
- a CDS encoding ROK family transcriptional regulator; this translates as MVVNEMRSRGFTVKSVQEYNRRVILRLIYERRMCSRSEIVQSSGLDASTVTRVVQQLVDEGVVEESILQKEENQRGRRSIGLRIAADPHRVLVVRLQRLNFRVALMDLRGSILQSTEIQVKPVNTAESIFEQIVESLNTFLELCKENLLGIGVTLPGPFLEDSERIVLITESTDWHQFDLIQQLRSHYEQIPVYSKHDAKAAALAVWISQGLDSNSKVTLYLSAGQGIGAGIVLNGEVFRGSLGTAGEIGHTSIDLNGPLCKCGNRGCLEIYSSSLALLRNLEEHWYKISSKPISFEEVVVAYREQHPLIVKEVALVAKYLAKGLVNSINLMNPDLIVIGDEYARFGECFVESIKSYVQNNVLPSVFKNIKFQLAPQKDLVISGSFHHVIQSELL
- a CDS encoding ATP-binding cassette domain-containing protein, with product MKSTSQSILEVNSVSKAFGGVEALREGSLKLFPGEVLAIVGANGAGKSTLIKIIAGVLAPDRGYISIRGNRITRQDHSVGFIRQMGVEVVYQDLAIVPNMTAPYNLFLGRIPRKFGIFVDERQMEAKTREVLADLKVETVQSLKRPISEMSGGQQQSIAIGRAIAWGKEIVILDEPTAALGPNETQQVERVINEIRKRNTATILISHNLDQVFRLADRLVVVHQGNTSREFLRNEVNIDELVKAITTG